Proteins co-encoded in one Sporichthyaceae bacterium genomic window:
- a CDS encoding XdhC family protein — protein sequence MRDVLDEIRGWYASGRTFGLATVVGTSRSAPRQPGAAMGVSADGEAVGSVSGGCVEGAVYELATEVMASGEPVFQTYGFSDDDAFAVGLTCGGIIDMFVEPVSAATFPEFTDVVASIDAGEPVALATIVSGAGQVGSHLLIWPDRRAGTLGSPRLDDAVTDDGRGQLNQGHTGLLHYGPDGERRGDALTVFIQSFAPAPRMLVFGAIDFAAAVARAGKFLGYRVTVCDARPVFATAKRFPEADEVIVEWPHRYLESQLVVDHAVDGRTVICVLTHDPKFDIPVLKLALATDAAYIGAMGSRRTHEDRLARLRDEGVPEEQLARLYSPIGLDLGARTPEETAISIAAEIIGTRWGGTGRMLRTTGGAIHRETVHD from the coding sequence ATGCGTGACGTTCTCGACGAGATCCGCGGCTGGTACGCGTCCGGGCGGACGTTCGGCCTGGCGACTGTGGTCGGCACCTCGCGCAGCGCGCCCCGGCAGCCCGGTGCGGCGATGGGGGTCTCGGCCGACGGCGAGGCCGTGGGCAGCGTGTCCGGCGGATGCGTCGAGGGCGCGGTCTACGAGCTGGCCACCGAGGTCATGGCTTCCGGCGAACCCGTCTTCCAGACCTACGGGTTCTCCGACGACGACGCGTTCGCCGTCGGCCTGACCTGCGGCGGCATCATCGACATGTTCGTCGAGCCGGTCTCGGCAGCGACGTTCCCGGAATTCACCGACGTGGTCGCCTCGATCGACGCGGGCGAGCCGGTCGCCCTGGCCACGATCGTGTCCGGGGCCGGGCAGGTCGGATCGCACCTGCTGATCTGGCCTGATCGCCGAGCCGGAACGTTGGGCAGTCCGCGGCTGGACGACGCCGTGACCGACGACGGTCGCGGGCAACTGAACCAGGGCCACACCGGGCTGCTGCACTACGGCCCGGACGGGGAACGCCGCGGCGACGCGTTGACGGTGTTCATCCAGTCGTTCGCACCGGCCCCGCGAATGCTGGTGTTCGGCGCGATCGACTTCGCCGCGGCGGTTGCGCGGGCCGGCAAGTTCCTCGGCTACCGGGTGACCGTCTGCGACGCTCGACCTGTCTTCGCCACCGCGAAACGATTCCCGGAGGCCGACGAGGTCATCGTGGAATGGCCGCACCGGTACCTGGAGTCGCAGTTGGTCGTCGACCACGCCGTGGACGGCCGGACGGTGATCTGCGTGCTCACCCACGATCCCAAGTTCGATATACCGGTGCTGAAACTGGCGCTGGCTACCGATGCCGCCTACATCGGCGCGATGGGTTCGCGGCGCACCCACGAGGACCGGTTGGCCCGCCTGCGCGACGAGGGCGTCCCCGAGGAGCAACTGGCCCGGCTGTACTCGCCGATCGGTCTCGATCTCGGTGCGCGAACCCCGGAGGAGACGGCGATCTCGATCGCCGCGGAAATCATCGGGACGCGCTGGGGTGGCACGGGTCGCATGCTACGGACCACAGGCGGCGCAATTCATAGGGAAACAGTGCACGACTAG
- a CDS encoding VWA domain-containing protein — MSRTINPEEHDLIETVVGFARTLRATGVPASTDRIQAMLVALRELDVLTGADAYWAGRLTLCSSPDDVARYDIAFAAYFRDERPRAGNSASASASMRLVGMQLAADQRIGAGEQLAVNPMASRASDQELLRQKDFAALTPDERDEVRRLLARLHPVGSTRRSLRLRPANRGALDARRTVRGMLRHGGECDELLMRRHSRRPRRIVLLIDVSGSMEPYADAHLRFAHVVRRRRPAVEVFTIGTRLTRVTRAMEARDPDMAMHEVAAAVPDWSGGTRLGELLKAFLDRWGQRGTARGAVVVIASDGWERGDATLLGAQALRLRRLAHKVIWVSPHAGRDGFAPVTAGLRAVLPHVDALVAGHSVAAFAELVQLLEGDDVPAAGRRDRWPATRPPSGAVEEDVINA; from the coding sequence ATGAGTCGCACGATCAATCCGGAGGAACACGATCTCATCGAGACCGTGGTCGGTTTCGCGCGCACGCTGCGGGCGACCGGCGTGCCGGCGAGCACGGACCGAATCCAGGCGATGCTCGTCGCGCTGCGCGAACTGGACGTGCTCACCGGCGCCGACGCCTACTGGGCCGGACGTCTGACGTTGTGCTCGAGCCCAGACGACGTCGCCCGCTACGACATCGCTTTCGCCGCATACTTCCGCGACGAACGGCCGCGAGCGGGGAACTCGGCATCGGCATCGGCGTCGATGCGGCTGGTCGGCATGCAACTGGCTGCCGACCAGAGGATCGGCGCGGGCGAGCAACTGGCCGTCAACCCGATGGCCAGCCGGGCCAGTGATCAGGAACTGCTGCGCCAGAAGGATTTCGCGGCGTTGACCCCCGACGAGCGCGACGAGGTACGCCGACTGCTGGCTCGCCTGCACCCGGTCGGGTCGACCCGTCGCTCGCTGCGGCTGCGGCCCGCGAACCGCGGCGCGCTGGACGCGCGGCGCACCGTGCGCGGGATGCTGCGGCACGGCGGGGAGTGCGACGAGTTGCTGATGCGGCGTCACTCCCGCCGCCCGCGGCGGATCGTGCTACTGATCGACGTCTCCGGGTCGATGGAGCCCTACGCGGACGCGCACCTGAGGTTCGCCCATGTGGTGCGCCGCCGGCGGCCGGCCGTCGAGGTTTTCACGATCGGCACGCGACTGACTCGGGTCACCCGGGCGATGGAGGCGCGCGACCCGGACATGGCGATGCACGAGGTCGCCGCGGCCGTCCCGGACTGGTCCGGCGGGACCCGACTGGGCGAACTGCTCAAGGCTTTCCTGGACCGCTGGGGCCAACGCGGGACTGCGCGGGGCGCGGTTGTGGTTATCGCCAGCGATGGTTGGGAACGCGGCGACGCGACGCTGCTCGGCGCTCAGGCGTTGCGCTTGCGGCGGTTGGCGCACAAAGTGATCTGGGTAAGCCCGCACGCCGGGCGCGACGGCTTCGCGCCGGTCACCGCCGGGCTGCGAGCGGTGCTGCCGCACGTCGACGCACTGGTCGCCGGGCACAGCGTCGCCGCGTTCGCCGAACTGGTCCAACTGCTCGAAGGCGATGACGTACCGGCCGCCGGCCGGCGCGACCGGTGGCCCGCCACCCGACCTCCGTCGGGCGCGGTTGAGGAGGACGTGATAAATGCGTGA